In Solanum stenotomum isolate F172 chromosome 6, ASM1918654v1, whole genome shotgun sequence, one DNA window encodes the following:
- the LOC125867736 gene encoding uncharacterized protein LOC125867736 — protein sequence MSEIFQEPKGLKSMSAGFSSHHQSCRSKQRKMDEHGGSKVTGIKQIVRLKEFLSKWQHVTLGPKGNGNNCNNNDNNNNNNNNNHLGSSLKHGSNSPRGISPSISMRLRNYNIYCDSDEESCQSPEPPHGVPRGYLAVYVGPELRRFIIPTSYLSDPLFKLLLEKVEEEFGFDHTGGLIIPCEIETFKFLMQCMENHQRDQPSSSLHQHHSGN from the coding sequence ATGAGTGAAATATTCCAAGAGCCTAAGGGCTTAAAATCAATGTCAGCTGGATTCTCATCTCATCATCAATCGTGTCGCAGTAAGCAAAGGAAAATGGATGAACATGGAGGAAGCAAGGTGACAGGCATTAAGCAGATTGTAAGACTAAAAGAATTTCTAAGTAAATGGCAACATGTCACACTTGGCCCCaagggaaatggtaataattgCAACAACaacgataataataataataataataataataatcatctTGGATCATCGTTGAAACACGGTAGCAATTCCCCTAGAGGAATATCACCTTCGATTAGTATGAGGTTAAGGAATTACAATATATATTGTGATTCAGATGAGGAGAGTTGTCAAAGTCCAGAGCCACCCCATGGTGTCCCTAGAGGCTATTTGGCTGTTTATGTTGGACCGGAGCTTCGGAGGTTTATAATTCCCACAAGTTATCTTAGTGATCCATTGTTTAAATTGTTGTTGGaaaaagttgaggaagagtttGGGTTTGATCATACTGGTGGACTCATTATACCTTGTGAGATTGAGACCTTCAAGTTTCTCATGCAGTGCATGGAAAATCATCAAAGAGATCAACCTTCCTCTTCTCTTCATCAACACCATTCTGGTAATTAg